The Streptomyces sp. TLI_105 DNA segment GGTGCCGGATCGCGAGGGAGCCGCCGACGACGTCGTCGACGGAGACCGAGCAGCCGGCGCCGTCGCCCGCCACCCGGTCGACGAGGACGGACGGGATGCCGTGCCGGCGGAACGCGCGCAGGTTGGCCCCGCTGGGGTCGGCGGGGGTGACCAGGACGCCCCGGACGCGCTGTTCGGCGAAGAGGGAGAGGTAGTCGGCCTCGTCGGCGGGGTTCTGGTCGCTGTTGCAGACCATCACGCCCAGGCCGGCCGCCCGGGCGGTGCGCTCGGCGCCGCGGGCGATGTCGACGAAGAAGGGGTTGCCCATGTCGAGGACGAGCAGCGCCATGATGCGGCTGCGGCCCGCCCTGAGCTGGCGGGCGGACTCGCTGCGCACGTAGCCGAGGCGGGCGATGACCGCGCGGACGTGCTGGAGGGTGGCGGGTGAGACCCGGTCGGGCTGGTTGATCACGTTGGAGACGGTGCCGACGGAGACGCCCGCCTCGCGCGCCACGTCCTTGATGCCGACGCTGCCGGCGCTGCCGGCGCTGCCGGCGCTGCCGCCCTTCCCGGCCCGCGCGCTCTCAGCACTCCCGGCCCGCGCGCCGCCGCCCCCGGCGTCGTCGACAGTGTCCGCGCCGCCGCCGTTCCCGCTCGTCCGCGCGGTGTCCGTCATCCGTCCCACCTGGTCCGTCCTGCTCCCGCCGCCCTGTCCGGCCGGGGTCCGCCCCGTGAATTCATCCTATGCGGCCGCTCTCCCGCGGCCTCTCACGCGAGGTGGAAGACCTCGGTCAGCGGCCCCATGGCGGCGTCGGGCGCCCGGCCGTCGAGCTCCTCGAAGAACCCGGCCATCTCCGCCTGCCACCGGGCGTTGACCTCGGTGGCCTCCATCGCGGCGCGGGCCCGGTCGAAGTCCGGGGTCTCCAGGTAGCCGACGAGGAGCCCGTCCTCACGGAGGAAGAGGGAGTAGTTGTGCCAGCCGGCGGCGGAGAGCGCCGCGAGCATGTCGGCCCAGACGTGCCGGTGGCGCGCCCGGTACTCCTCGATCCGCTCGGGCCGGACCTTCAGCAGGAAGCAGACCCGCCGGGTGTTCCCCTTCGCCATCCGACCCCTCCACTGAAATGTTTCATTTTCTCCGGCTCCGGACGCTAGGTCGCGGCCACCCGACCGGTCAAGAGTCTTGACGACACCACACACGATGACTACCTTCCCCCACGAACTGAATCGATTCATTTCAAGGCTCCGAGGTGGACATGCCCGACATCGCTGCCGTGAAGGCCGCACTCGCCGCCCAACGGATCGAAACGCCCTCCTGGGGCTACGGGAACTCCGGGACCCGCTTCAAGGTGTTCGCGCAGCCCGGCGTGCCCCGGAACCCGTACGAGAAGCTCGACGACGCGGCGCAGGTCCACGCCCACACCGGTATCGCCCCCAGGGTGTCGCTGCACATCCCGTGGGACCGGGTCGACGACTACGCCGCCCTCGCCGCGTACGCGAAGGAGCGCGGCATCGCGCTGGGCGCGATCAACTCCAACACCTTCCAGGACGACGCGTACCGGCTCGGAAGCGTCTGCCACCCCGACCCGGCCGTGCGCCGCAGGGCCGTGGACCACCTGCTCGACTGCGTCGACATCATGGACGCGACCGGCTCGACGGAGCTGAAGCTCTGGTTCGCGGACGGCACCAACTATCCCGGGCAGGACGACGTCACCGCCCGGCAGGAACGGCTCGCGGAGTCCCTGGCCGAGGTGTACGCACGGCTCGGCGAGGGGCAGCGGCTGCTCCTGGAGTACAAGTTCTTCGAGCCCGCCTTCTACACGACCGACGTGCCGGACTGGGGCACCGCCTACGCGCACTGCCTCAAGCTGGGCCCGAAGGCGCGGGTCGTGGTGGACACCGGCCACCACGCGCCCGGCACCAACATCGAGTTCATCGTCGCCCTGCTGCTCCGGGAGGGCAGGCTCGGCGGCTTCGACTTCAACTCCCGCTTCTACGCCGACGACGACCTGATGGCCGGCGCCGCCGACCCCTTCCAGCTCTTCCGGATCATGCACGAGGTCGTCCGGAACGGCGGCCTGGAACCCGCCGCGGACATCGCCTTCATGCTCGACCAGTGCCACAACGTGGAGGCGAAGGTCCCGGCGGTGATCCGCTCGGTGATGAACGTCCAGGAGGCCACCGCGAAGGCCCTCCTCGTCGACGCCGCCGCGCTCGCCGCCGCCCAGCGGGCCGGGGACGTGCTCGCCGCCCACGCCGTCCTGATGGACGCCTACGACACCGACGTACGGCCCCTGCTGCGCGAACTGCGCGCGGAGCGGGGCCTCGACCCCGACCCGGTCGCCGCCTACCTGCGCTCGGGACGGCAGGAACGGATCGCCGCCGACCGCGTCGGCGGCGACCAGGCCGGCTGGGGCGCCTAGGGCCTGTCTGACAATTCGCGTCGGATCAGGCCGGGTCGCTCGGTGCGTGCGATCGGCGTGCGGCCGGGGCGCTCTTGTAGCGGAGCTACTTGGGCGTTTCGGCCGTGCGGCGAGCGCGCGTGCCGGGCGGTCCGGACCCGGCGGGAATTGTCAGACAGGCCCTAGCCCCGCCCCGATCCCCCGACGCCCTCACCCCCTAAGGAACCCCATGCCCACCCCTCCCGAAGTCACCGCCCTCCTGGAAAGGGCGCACCGGCTCGGCTCCGATCCCCGCATCACCAACTACGCGGGCGGCAACGTCTCCGCGAAGGGCACCGTCGTCGATCCCGTGACCGGGGGCGAGACCCCCCTCCTGTGGGTCAAGGGCTCCGGCGGCGATCTCGGCACCCTCACCGAGGACGGTCTCGCCGTGCTCCGTCTGGACCGGCTGCGCGCGCTCGCCGAGGTCTACCCGGGGGCGGAGCGCGAGGACGAGATGGTCGCCGCCTTCGACCACTGTCTGTACGGCAGGGGCGGCGCGGCCCCGTCCATCGACACCGCCATGCACGGCCTGGTGGACGCGCCGCACGTCGACCATCTGCACCCGGACGCGGGAACAGCGCTCGCCTGCGCCGCCGACGGCGAGAAGCTGACGGCGGAGTGCTTCGGCGACACGGTGGTCTGGGTGCCGTGGCGCCGGCCCGGCTTCCAGCTGGGCCTGGACATCGCCGCCGTGCGGAAGGCCCGCCCCGAGGCGATCGGCTGCGTGCTCGGCGGGCACGGCATCACCGCCTGGGGCGAGAGCTCGGAGGAGTGCGAGCGCAACGCGCTGCACATCATCCGCACCGCCGAATCCTTCCTCGCCGAGCGGGGCGGGCCCGAGCCGTTCGGGCCCGTGGTCGAGGGGTACGGTCCGCTGCCCGGGGCCGAGCGGCGGGAGCGGGCCGCCGCGCTCGCCCCGTACGTCCGCGCCCTCGCCTCCCAGGACCGTCCGCAGGTCGGGCACTTCACCGACTCGGAGCCGGTGCTCGACTTCCTCTCCCGCGCCGGGCACCCCCGGCTCGCCGCCCTCGGGACCTCCTGTCCCGACCACTTCCTGCGGACCAAGGTCCGGCCGCTGGTCCTGGACCTGCCCGCCGACGTGCCCCTCGACCGGGCGGTCGAGCGGCTGCGGGAGCTGCACACCGCGTACCGCGAGGAGTACGCCGCCTACTACGCCCGGCACGCCACCGAGGACTCCCCCGCGATGCGCGGCGCCGATCCGGCGATCGTGCTCGTGCCGGGCGTGGGCATGTTCTCCTTCGGGCGCGACAAGCAGACCGCGCGCGTGGCGGGCGAGTTCTACGGGAACGCGATCCAGGTGATGCGGGGCGCGGAGGCGGTCTCCTCGTACGCGCCGATCGAGGAGTCCGAGAAGTTCCGCATCGAGTACTGGGAGTTGGAGGAGGCCAAGCTGCGGCGGATGCCGAAGCCGCGGCCGCTCGCGACCCGGGTGGCGCTCGTGACGGGGGCGGGCAGCGGCATCGGCCGGGCGATCGCGCACCGGCTCGCCGCCGAGGGGGCCTGCGTGGTGGTCGCCGACCGGAACGCGGCGGGCGCGGCGAAGGTGGCGGAGGAACTCGGCGGCCCCGACAAGGCGGTGGCCGTCGCCGTGGACGTCACGTCGGAGGAGGAGATCGGTGCCGCGTTCCGGGCGGCGGTGCTCGCCTTCGGCGGGGTGGACCTGGTCGTGAACAACGCTGGCGTCTCGATCTCGAAGCCGCTCCTGGAGACCACGGCGCAGGACTGGGACGTCCAGCACGCGATCATGGCGCGGGGTTCGTTCCTGGTCTCCCGGGAGGCCGCGCGGGTCATGACCGCGCAGGGGCTCGGCGGCGACATCGTCTGCATCGCCTCCAAGAACGCGGTCTTCGCGGGCCCGAACAACATCGCCTACTCCGCCGCCAAGGCCGATCAGGCACACCAAGTTCGCCTCCTTGCCGCCGAGTTGGGCGAGCACGGCATCCGGGTGAACGGCGTCAACCCCGACGGGGTGGTGCGCGGCTCGGGCATCTTCTCCGGGGGGTGGGGCGCCCAGCGGGCGGCCACGTACGGCATCGAGGAGGACCAGCTGGGCGCGTACTACGCGGAGCGCACGCTGCTCAAGCGGGAGGTGCTGCCCGAGCACGTGGCCAACGCGGTGTTCGCGCTGACCGGCGGCGACCTCAGCCACACGACCGGTCTGCACGTCCCCGTGGACGCGGGCGTCGCCGCCGCCTTCCTGCGATGAGCCCCGGCCTTCCCGCGACGAGCCCCGGTCTCCCCGCGACGAGCCCCGGCCTTCCCGCGACGAGCGGAATCACGGGCGGGCCCCACGGCGTCTTCGCCGCGGCGGACCTCGGCGCCACCAGCGGGCGTGTGATGCTCGGGCGGGTCGGGCGCGACCTGCTCGACCTCACCGAGCTCCACCGCTTCCCCAACACCCCGGTGCTGCTGCCCGACGGGCTGCGCTGGAACGCCCTCGCCCTCTTCCAGGGCGTCCTGGACGGCCTGCGCGCGGCCGCCCGCGCCGACGGGGTCGACTCGGTGGGCGTGGACACCTGGGCGGTGGACTACGGGCTCCTCGACGCCGACGGCGCGCTGCTCGGCGCGCCGTACCACTACCGCGACCGGCGTACGGAGGGGGCGGCGGAGGCGGTACGGGGAGAGGTCGGCCCGGCCGAGCTGTACCGGATCACCGGCCTCCAGCACCTCTCCTTCAACACCGTCTACCAGCTCGCCTCGGCCGCCGGATCGGCCCAACTGTCCATGGCCAGGACGCTGTTGCTCATGCCGGACCTGATCGTCCACTGGCTGACCGGGACGGTCGGCGCCGAGGAGACGAACGCCTCCACGACGGGCCTCTTCGACGCCCGCGCAGGCAGGTGGTCCGAGGACCTGCTCGGCCGGCTCGCGATCGATCCCGGACTGCTCCCCCCGCTGCGGTCCCCCGGCGATCCGGCGGGCGAACTCCTCCCCCACGTCGCCGAGTTCACCGGGCTCGACGCCCGGACACCGGTGACGGTCGTCGCCTCGCACGACACCGCGTCGGCCGTGGCCGCCGTCCCCGCGACGGACCCGGACTTCGCGTACGTCTCCTGCGGCACCTGGTCGCTCGCGGGTCTGGAGCTGGACGCGCCGGTCCTGACCGAGGCGTCCCGGGCGGCGAACTTCACCAACGAGCGGGGGGTCGACGGCACGGTCCGCTTCCTGCGGAACATCATGGGCCTGTGGCTCCTGGAGGAGTGCCGCCGCGCCTGGGAGCGCCGGGGGCTGTCCGCCGGTCTCGACGGGCTGCTCGCGGACGCGGCCCGCGCGGAGCCGTTCACGGCGGTCGTCGACCCGGACGCGCCGGAGTTCCTCGCCCCGGGCGACATGCCGGAGCGGATCCGGGCCCACTGCCGGCGCACCGGGCAGCCCGCGCCCGAGGGGCCCGGGGCGGTGGTCCGCTGCGTCCTGGAGAGCCTGGCCCTCGCCCATCGGCGCACCCTGCGGCAGGCCGCCGAGCTGGCCGGCCGGGAGGTCGCGCGGGTGCACCTGGTGGGCGGCGGAGCCCGTAACGCCCTGCTCTGCCAGTGGACGGCGGACGCCACCGGGCTGCCCGTCGTCGCGGGCCCCGTGGAGGCGACCGCCCTGGGCAACGTCCTCGTCCAGGCGCGCGCCGCCGGTCTCGTCGGCGACCTCGGTTCGATGCGTCGGCTCGTCGCGCGGACGCACCCCCTGCGACACTACGTACCGCAGGGCGACGGCGCCGCCTGGGACAGGGCCGCCGCCCGACTCGAACCGTCCCCGAGGAACCCGTGATGCGTGTCGCCCTCTTCGTCACCTGCGTCAACGACGCCGTCTTCCCGTCGACGGGCGTGGCCACGGTCCGGCTCCTCGAACGGCTCGGTGTGACGGTCGACTTCCCTGCGGCCCAGTCCTGCTGCGGGCAGCCGCAGTTCAACACGGGCTACCGCGCGGAGACCGAACCGCTCGTACGGCGCACGGTGCGGGCCTTCGAGGGCTACGACCACGTGGTGACCCCGTCCGGTTCGTGCGCGGCGATGGTCCGCCGCCACTACCCGTCGTTCGGCACGGAGGCGGAGGCCCTGGCGCCGCGCGTGCACGAGCTGACGGAGTTCCTGGTGGACGTGCTCGGCGTGACGGACGTGGGCGCGTACTTCCCGCACCGGGTGACGTACCACCCGTCCTGTCACGGCCTGCGGCTCCTCGGGCTCGGGGAGCGGCCGCGGCGGCTCCTGGAGGCGGTGAAGGGCCTGGAGCTCGTGGAACTGCCGGGCGCGGAGGAGTGCTGCGGCTTCGGCGGCACGTTCGCGGTGAAGAACCCGGACGTCTCGGCGGCGATGGGCGCCGACAAGATCACGAACGCGCTGTCCACCGGCGCGGAGGTCCTGTGCGGCGCGGACAACTCCTGTCTGCTGCACGTGGGCGGCATGCTGAGGCGGCAGGAGGCGCCGCTGCGGGCGCTGCACCTGGCGGAGATCCTGGCGAGCACGGAAGAGGAGCCTTGGAAGTGAGCGGGACTTTTCTGGGGATGCCGGCCTTCCCCGAGGCTGCGCGGTCGGCCGTCGGGAACACGACCCTGCGCGCCAACCTGCGGCACGCGACCCACACCATCCGGGACAAGCGGGCGCGGGCGGTGGCCGAGCTGGACGACTGGGCCGCGCTCCGCGAGGCCGGCAAGCGGATCAAGGACGAGACGCTCCGTCATCTCGACACGTACCTCCTCCGCTTGGAGGAGGCGGTGACGGCGGCGGGCGGCACGGTGCACTGGGCGGCGGACGCGGCCGAGGCCAACCGGATCGTCACCGAGCTCGTGCGGGCCACCGGAGAGACCGAGGTGGTCAAGGTCAAGTCGATGGCCACCCAGGAGATCGGGCTCAACGAGCACCTGGCGGCCGAGGGCATCGCCGCGTACGAGACGGATCTCGCGGAGCTGATCGTGCAGCTCGGCGAGGACCGCCCCTCACACATCCTGGTCCCGGCGATCCACCGCAACCGCGGCGAGATCCGCGACATCTTCCGCGAGAAGATGGGCGGTTGGGGCCGTCCGGCGCCGGAGGGGCTGAGCGACGCCCCGGCCGAGCTGGCGGAGGCGGCCCGGCTGCACCTGCGGGAGAAGTTCCTGCGGGCGAAGGTGGGGATCTCCGGGGCGAACTTCATGGTCGCCGAGACCGGCACCCTCGTCGTCGTCGAGTCCGAGGGCAACGGCCGCATGTGCCTGACCCTGCCCGAGACCCTCATCTCGGTCGTGGGCGTGGAGAAGGTGGTGCCGACCTGGCGGGACCTGGAGGTCTTCCTCCAGACGCTCCCGCGCTCCTCGACGGCCGAGCGGATGAACCCGTACACGAGCATGTGGACCGGCACCACCGACGGCGACGGGCCGAGCGCCTTCCACCTGGTCCTCCTCGACAACGGCCGCACCGACGCCCTCGCCGACGAGGTGGGGCGGCAGGCGCTGCGCTGCATCCGCTGCTCGGCCTGTCTCAACGTCTGCCCGGTGTACGAGCGGGCCGGCGGTCACGCGTACGGCTCGGTCTACCCCGGTCCGATCGGCGCGATCCTCACCCCGCAGCTGCGGGGCACCGCGAGCGAGGTCGACGCCTCGCTGCCGTACGCCTCCTCGCTGTGCGGCGCCTGCTACGAGGTGTGCCCGGTCGCCATCGACATCCCCGAGGTCCTGGTGCACCTGCGCGAGCGGGTGGCCGAGGAGGGCGGCAAGGGGCACCGCCTGGAGCGGGCCGCGATCAAGGCGTCCACCTGGGTCCTGGACCACCCCGGCGTGCTCGCGGCGGGCGAGCGGCTCGCGTCCGCGGCCCGGAAGGCGCTCCCGAAGCGGCTGCCGGGGCCCGGCGCCCGCCAGTGGACCGGCCACCGCGACCTGCCCGACATGCCCGCCGAACCGTTCCGCGACTGGTGGAGGAAGAACCGCGCATGACCGATCTCCCGCCCGTGGAACCGCGCCCGGCCGACTCCCCGCCCGCGGCACCGCGCATGACCGCGCCCCGCCCCCGGCCCCTCGCGAGGAGGACCCGCG contains these protein-coding regions:
- a CDS encoding lactate utilization protein B, whose product is MSGTFLGMPAFPEAARSAVGNTTLRANLRHATHTIRDKRARAVAELDDWAALREAGKRIKDETLRHLDTYLLRLEEAVTAAGGTVHWAADAAEANRIVTELVRATGETEVVKVKSMATQEIGLNEHLAAEGIAAYETDLAELIVQLGEDRPSHILVPAIHRNRGEIRDIFREKMGGWGRPAPEGLSDAPAELAEAARLHLREKFLRAKVGISGANFMVAETGTLVVVESEGNGRMCLTLPETLISVVGVEKVVPTWRDLEVFLQTLPRSSTAERMNPYTSMWTGTTDGDGPSAFHLVLLDNGRTDALADEVGRQALRCIRCSACLNVCPVYERAGGHAYGSVYPGPIGAILTPQLRGTASEVDASLPYASSLCGACYEVCPVAIDIPEVLVHLRERVAEEGGKGHRLERAAIKASTWVLDHPGVLAAGERLASAARKALPKRLPGPGARQWTGHRDLPDMPAEPFRDWWRKNRA
- a CDS encoding rhamnulokinase family protein, whose product is MLGRVGRDLLDLTELHRFPNTPVLLPDGLRWNALALFQGVLDGLRAAARADGVDSVGVDTWAVDYGLLDADGALLGAPYHYRDRRTEGAAEAVRGEVGPAELYRITGLQHLSFNTVYQLASAAGSAQLSMARTLLLMPDLIVHWLTGTVGAEETNASTTGLFDARAGRWSEDLLGRLAIDPGLLPPLRSPGDPAGELLPHVAEFTGLDARTPVTVVASHDTASAVAAVPATDPDFAYVSCGTWSLAGLELDAPVLTEASRAANFTNERGVDGTVRFLRNIMGLWLLEECRRAWERRGLSAGLDGLLADAARAEPFTAVVDPDAPEFLAPGDMPERIRAHCRRTGQPAPEGPGAVVRCVLESLALAHRRTLRQAAELAGREVARVHLVGGGARNALLCQWTADATGLPVVAGPVEATALGNVLVQARAAGLVGDLGSMRRLVARTHPLRHYVPQGDGAAWDRAAARLEPSPRNP
- a CDS encoding (Fe-S)-binding protein, whose amino-acid sequence is MRVALFVTCVNDAVFPSTGVATVRLLERLGVTVDFPAAQSCCGQPQFNTGYRAETEPLVRRTVRAFEGYDHVVTPSGSCAAMVRRHYPSFGTEAEALAPRVHELTEFLVDVLGVTDVGAYFPHRVTYHPSCHGLRLLGLGERPRRLLEAVKGLELVELPGAEECCGFGGTFAVKNPDVSAAMGADKITNALSTGAEVLCGADNSCLLHVGGMLRRQEAPLRALHLAEILASTEEEPWK
- a CDS encoding LacI family DNA-binding transcriptional regulator: MTDTARTSGNGGGADTVDDAGGGGARAGSAESARAGKGGSAGSAGSAGSVGIKDVAREAGVSVGTVSNVINQPDRVSPATLQHVRAVIARLGYVRSESARQLRAGRSRIMALLVLDMGNPFFVDIARGAERTARAAGLGVMVCNSDQNPADEADYLSLFAEQRVRGVLVTPADPSGANLRAFRRHGIPSVLVDRVAGDGAGCSVSVDDVVGGSLAIRHLVATGHRSFAYVSGPGHLQQVRDRREGALLALAEAGLPAAALRELPAERLDVASGRDAGSRLLGLADRPTAVFCANDLLALGVLQSLYAAGVRVPEDMAIVGYDDIEFAAAATVPLTSVRQPALTLGAKAAELLLEETGEQAADHRHEHVVLQPELVVRRSTLAGR
- the rhaI gene encoding L-rhamnose isomerase; translation: MPDIAAVKAALAAQRIETPSWGYGNSGTRFKVFAQPGVPRNPYEKLDDAAQVHAHTGIAPRVSLHIPWDRVDDYAALAAYAKERGIALGAINSNTFQDDAYRLGSVCHPDPAVRRRAVDHLLDCVDIMDATGSTELKLWFADGTNYPGQDDVTARQERLAESLAEVYARLGEGQRLLLEYKFFEPAFYTTDVPDWGTAYAHCLKLGPKARVVVDTGHHAPGTNIEFIVALLLREGRLGGFDFNSRFYADDDLMAGAADPFQLFRIMHEVVRNGGLEPAADIAFMLDQCHNVEAKVPAVIRSVMNVQEATAKALLVDAAALAAAQRAGDVLAAHAVLMDAYDTDVRPLLRELRAERGLDPDPVAAYLRSGRQERIAADRVGGDQAGWGA
- a CDS encoding bifunctional aldolase/short-chain dehydrogenase is translated as MPTPPEVTALLERAHRLGSDPRITNYAGGNVSAKGTVVDPVTGGETPLLWVKGSGGDLGTLTEDGLAVLRLDRLRALAEVYPGAEREDEMVAAFDHCLYGRGGAAPSIDTAMHGLVDAPHVDHLHPDAGTALACAADGEKLTAECFGDTVVWVPWRRPGFQLGLDIAAVRKARPEAIGCVLGGHGITAWGESSEECERNALHIIRTAESFLAERGGPEPFGPVVEGYGPLPGAERRERAAALAPYVRALASQDRPQVGHFTDSEPVLDFLSRAGHPRLAALGTSCPDHFLRTKVRPLVLDLPADVPLDRAVERLRELHTAYREEYAAYYARHATEDSPAMRGADPAIVLVPGVGMFSFGRDKQTARVAGEFYGNAIQVMRGAEAVSSYAPIEESEKFRIEYWELEEAKLRRMPKPRPLATRVALVTGAGSGIGRAIAHRLAAEGACVVVADRNAAGAAKVAEELGGPDKAVAVAVDVTSEEEIGAAFRAAVLAFGGVDLVVNNAGVSISKPLLETTAQDWDVQHAIMARGSFLVSREAARVMTAQGLGGDIVCIASKNAVFAGPNNIAYSAAKADQAHQVRLLAAELGEHGIRVNGVNPDGVVRGSGIFSGGWGAQRAATYGIEEDQLGAYYAERTLLKREVLPEHVANAVFALTGGDLSHTTGLHVPVDAGVAAAFLR
- a CDS encoding L-rhamnose mutarotase produces the protein MAKGNTRRVCFLLKVRPERIEEYRARHRHVWADMLAALSAAGWHNYSLFLREDGLLVGYLETPDFDRARAAMEATEVNARWQAEMAGFFEELDGRAPDAAMGPLTEVFHLA